The genomic region GATTTCCCGGCTTTCGATCCTGCTCGCCATGGTCATCGGAACCTTTATCGCCTGGGCGCTCGGCATGACGGACTTTTCCCGGGTGGGCGAAGGTTCGATGATGGCGCTGCCTGAAATCTTTCATTTCGGCATGCCGGTATTCAGCCTTGCGGCAACGCTCTCGATGTTTATCGTGATCATGGTCACGCTCGTCGAGACTTCTGCGGACATTCTGGCCGTCGGTGAGATCATCGGCACGAAAGTGGATTCGCGGCGTCTGGCCAACGGCCTTCGTGCGGATATGCTGTCCAGCATCCTATCGCCCGTGGTGGGCTCGTTTACCCAAAGCGCTTTTGCTCAGAATGTCGGCCTTGTCGCGGTGACGGGTGTGAAAAGCCGCTATGTCGTGGCAACCGGCGGATTGATTCTCATCACACTCGGTCTCTTGCCGGTAATGGGCCGGGTGATTGCCTGCGTTCCTCCGGCTGTTCTGGGCGGAGCGGGCATCGTCCTGTTCGGCACGGTGGCTGCAAGCGGCATCCGCACGCTTGCCAAGGTGGACTACGAGAACAATATCAATCTCATCATCGTGGCAACCTCCATCGGGTTCGGCATGATCCCGATTGCCGCGCCGCAGTTCTATCACCACTTCCCGACCTGGTTTGAAACCATTTTCCATTCCGGCATCAGTTCGGCGGCGTTGATGGCTATTGCGCTTAACCTGATGTTCAATGAGATCAAGCTCGGCAACAGCAACCAGATGTCGGTCTTTGCGGAAGGTACGGAACGCATCATCCGCCATCACAACATCGCAGAGCTGCATGACGGGGATTATTTCCTGAACGGCAAGCTTTACGATGCCAATGGCAACGAGGTCAAAGTCGCCGCCATACACTAAAAAGCTATCTCAGGACGCGGATCACGGTCCGGTCCGTCAGGTGAGGCAGAAGGCGCGCCATGTCGGCGCGCCTCAATGCTATGCAGCCTTCGGTGGGTGTATAGCCGGGGCGCGCCAGATGAAAGAAGATCGCGCTGCCGCATCCGCGGCGGCGCGGCGCGATGTTCCAATCCATGACGATGCAGACATCGTAGAGATCGTCGCGTCGCCACATATCCTCATGACTTGCGGCATAAGGCAGCCGGACAGGCCGGTTGTAATTGGCATCCGACGGCGCATCGCACCAGCCGTCGAGACGGCGAACGCGACCAAGCGGCAACCGTGAGGAGGGCAGCAAACCCTTGTCGCCGCGACGGTATCCATAGAGCAGCCGCATCGTCGCCAGGGGCGTCGCGCCATCACCTTCGCGCTTGAAAGCGCTGATTCCCCCCTTGCCAAGAGCACATTCCAGCACCAGATTGCCCGCAACAAGCAAGCCGCGAGTCTTGTGGCCCGGTTTGGCCCGCACATCAATGACGCCAATTCCCCGGC from Brucella intermedia LMG 3301 harbors:
- a CDS encoding nucleobase:cation symporter-2 family protein translates to MNTHQSGADTLSRPEDEKLSVTANLAYGFQHVLTMYGGIVAVPLIIGQAAGLSPAEIGLLITASLFAGGVATVLQTIGIPFFGCQLPLVQGVSFSGVATMVAIVTSSQTGEAGLQVVLGAVIAAAVIGLIITPIFSRITRFFPPLVTGIVITTIGLTLMPVAARWAMGGDSNSPEFGSMANIGLAGLTLVIVLILSKMGNATISRLSILLAMVIGTFIAWALGMTDFSRVGEGSMMALPEIFHFGMPVFSLAATLSMFIVIMVTLVETSADILAVGEIIGTKVDSRRLANGLRADMLSSILSPVVGSFTQSAFAQNVGLVAVTGVKSRYVVATGGLILITLGLLPVMGRVIACVPPAVLGGAGIVLFGTVAASGIRTLAKVDYENNINLIIVATSIGFGMIPIAAPQFYHHFPTWFETIFHSGISSAALMAIALNLMFNEIKLGNSNQMSVFAEGTERIIRHHNIAELHDGDYFLNGKLYDANGNEVKVAAIH
- a CDS encoding L,D-transpeptidase family protein, coding for MARYEISRGIGVIDVRAKPGHKTRGLLVAGNLVLECALGKGGISAFKREGDGATPLATMRLLYGYRRGDKGLLPSSRLPLGRVRRLDGWCDAPSDANYNRPVRLPYAASHEDMWRRDDLYDVCIVMDWNIAPRRRGCGSAIFFHLARPGYTPTEGCIALRRADMARLLPHLTDRTVIRVLR